The Rhodospirillales bacterium genome includes the window CGGGCCTCGCGTTGGATGGCGGACAAGACCGGCTGGAACACGCGCTGGGCTGGTGCGACCACTGGATCATGCACGAACTGGACGGCGAGGGGATGCATGTCACGCGCGCGCCCGCCACGGCGCTGGAGGCCGCAAAACTTCTGATCGAAATTCGCGCCGCGCTGGTCCGCGCCGGCGTGCCCGCCCCTACCGTGCTTCAGGCGGCGATCGACAGGATCATCCACGCCATCCGGTTTTTCCGCCTGCCCGACGGTAGATTCAGCTGTCTGCACGGCGGGCAGGAAGACGACGCCGCGCATCTTGATACCGTCCAGCGCGTCAGCGCGGTACGTATCCGCAAGGCGCCCAGCCAGTTGGAAAGCAGCGGATTCGAATCATTGGTCCGCGAACGCACCGCCGTGTTGGTCGATTGCGGCCTGCCCCCGTCCCACCCGCATGACCGCCACCATCATGCCAGCCCGCTGGCCTTTGAAATGTGCGTCGGGCGCGACCGGATGATCGTGCATTGCGGCACCCACCCGGTCGATCCCGTCTGGGCCGATCATCTGCGCGCCACCGCGGCGCATTCCGGACTCACCCTCGATGACCGCAACGCCTTTGAAATCGGCCGCGACGGTCATATCGGGCGTGCGCCCGCGCGCATCGATGTCCGCCGCGACCTTGCGGGCGGGGGGGTGATGCTGACCATGGCGCATGACGGCTATGCCCCCCTCAATGGCCTGATTCATACGCGGCGCATGACGCTTGCGCCCGATGGCGGCGAATTGACGGGCGAGGATTGGCTGACCGCCGACGTCGCACCTGCGCGGCCCGTGCAATACGCGATTCGCTTTCACCTGCATCCGCGGGTCCAGGCCTCGCTGATTCAGGATGGCCGTGCCGCGCTTTTGCGTCTGCCGTCCGGGGCCGGATGGCGATTCACCTTTGCCGGAAACGCGGCTTTGACGCTTGATGCCAGCGTTTATTGCGGCTCCGGCGCGACTCCGCGCAAGACCCAGCAACTGGTGGTCGCGGGCGCGACCGAAGGGGCGGAT containing:
- a CDS encoding heparinase II/III family protein, which gives rise to MTLLANLFDPSRAHGALRALTRPLYSWSLAGGGIPDRLIVLPPDPWAGDAGRGRWVANRVLERFGRQIPLDSHAFSTYDPVHGAAVHGFEWLRDLRALGGDNARRLGRQMMQEWLGLQSRWQEGVWDFPVTAARLANWLMGYDFFCASGDDHFLHAFYDSLIRQVRHLDRVDPARIAGLDALLVIRAQIFTGLALDGGQDRLEHALGWCDHWIMHELDGEGMHVTRAPATALEAAKLLIEIRAALVRAGVPAPTVLQAAIDRIIHAIRFFRLPDGRFSCLHGGQEDDAAHLDTVQRVSAVRIRKAPSQLESSGFESLVRERTAVLVDCGLPPSHPHDRHHHASPLAFEMCVGRDRMIVHCGTHPVDPVWADHLRATAAHSGLTLDDRNAFEIGRDGHIGRAPARIDVRRDLAGGGVMLTMAHDGYAPLNGLIHTRRMTLAPDGGELTGEDWLTADVAPARPVQYAIRFHLHPRVQASLIQDGRAALLRLPSGAGWRFTFAGNAALTLDASVYCGSGATPRKTQQLVVAGATEGADTRINWALREEA